The region TGGATCTCAGATTCAAGGGTGGTCGGAAGTAATAATCTTGGACGCCAATGGTAATATTGCATTTCACGATATTCTTGCGGCTTTTAAGATGCAGCGAAATAGTATCCCAATGTTTACGTGGATTTTGTTTTTGATAATTATAATATCTTTTTTCCTAATTCTAGAGCGGAAAATGTTATATCAAAATAGTTCTCAAAAGTGCAATAGGAAGAACGTGGATGAATAAATATTTATATCTGTCTCTGAGTGTTGCTGCCTGTGAGAAATAAGATAGCGGTTGTTGGTGGAAGTGGATATGTTGGTGGTGCTGTTGCTAGGGAGCTTTCTCGGGATTTCAGTGTGAGGGTTGTGGATGTTGTGGAGCCTTCGTGGGGCTATAGGGATTATAATGTTGAGTTTGTGAGGTGTGATATTAGGGATTTTGGTCGTGTTGTTGGGTGTGTTGGGGACGTGGATCTGGTGGTGCATAGTGCTATTGTTCAGATTCCGCGTATTAATGAGGAGCGCAGGCTGGGTTATGAGGTGAATGTTCTTGGTTTGCAGAATGTTTGTGAGGCTGTCTACCGTAGTCCTAGGGCGAGGGGGCTTTTGTTGACTAGTTCTTGGCATGTTTATGGGGAGAATGGGCTTAGTGGTGTGGTGGATGAGGGGTTTGGTTATCGTCCTGACAGGGTTGAGGAGAGGGCTAGGCTTTACGCTTTGTCGAAGGTGTTGCAGGAGGGGATTGTGAGGTTTTATGACGAGATGGGTGGGAAGGTTTATGGGGCTTTGAGGCTTGGTACTGTTCTTGGCGAGGGGATGCCGAAGGGTACAGCGGCGAACATTTTTATTGAGAGGGGGCTGAGGGGGGAGTCTTTGACGCCTTTTAGGCATAGTATGTATAGGCCTATGCTGTATGTGGATGTAAGGGATGTCGCGCGGGCTTTTAGGGCCTATGCGGAGAGGATTCTCGACGGGAGGGTTGAGAAGGAGGGTGGGAGCCTTAGGAGGGTTTTGAATCTCTTCTACTCTGAGCCGTTTACTGTGCTTGAGATTGCGGAGATGGTTCGGGACGTTATTAGGGAGGTTAGTGGGGGCGCTTTGGAGCCTAGGATAGAGGTTGTTGACCAGGGCTTGCCTTCGCTGTTTGGGCCGGAGGATAAGTACAGGTTTAGGGTGGATGTTTCGAGGGCGCTGGGGTTCCTGGGGCTTGAGAGGCTTGTTGGCTCGAGGGGGTCTATAGAGTATATTGTGAGGAGGAGGCTTGGGAAAGAGGCAGGCTAGGCTTTTCCCAAATTCTTCTTCATTTCCTCCATCTTCTCGTTGTTTCAGTTTTCCTTAGCGCGTGCTTCTTGAAGCTACTCTATATGGCTATT is a window of Candidatus Methanomethylicota archaeon DNA encoding:
- a CDS encoding NAD(P)-dependent oxidoreductase produces the protein MLLPVRNKIAVVGGSGYVGGAVARELSRDFSVRVVDVVEPSWGYRDYNVEFVRCDIRDFGRVVGCVGDVDLVVHSAIVQIPRINEERRLGYEVNVLGLQNVCEAVYRSPRARGLLLTSSWHVYGENGLSGVVDEGFGYRPDRVEERARLYALSKVLQEGIVRFYDEMGGKVYGALRLGTVLGEGMPKGTAANIFIERGLRGESLTPFRHSMYRPMLYVDVRDVARAFRAYAERILDGRVEKEGGSLRRVLNLFYSEPFTVLEIAEMVRDVIREVSGGALEPRIEVVDQGLPSLFGPEDKYRFRVDVSRALGFLGLERLVGSRGSIEYIVRRRLGKEAG